A region of the Antedon mediterranea chromosome 4, ecAntMedi1.1, whole genome shotgun sequence genome:
CATTAGAATAAAGTAGTGATTTTTTTCTcttcaaatttaatttcattgagtgctttttttcttcaattttaaaataaattgtagtaTCTCAATAAAATGTCAGCTGACGGTTAAAAAGTAATAACATTATTGTGAtgattaatttgaaaatgctGTCGCTCACAGCTAGGAAGCCAACTACAAAACTGTTCATAATAACTGACAACCGTGAAAAGTAAAGAACAATATACCAAAAAAAGAAGGATACATCTTTGACCCATTGATTTTCACCGGGTAGAGGTACACAATAAAGCGTCTGCCGATCCATCGGCACTGTGGTGGCAGCATTCATGTCGATATGCTGATGTGTAGAGCATTCTGCTATATCTCTGTACATTCCACATTTTATTtcctgtataaaaaaaatacaaaaatctgtttttattatcttttttttattatatagtttttaaactatttatttgtacatgtgTTTAATATTGTTATCAGTGACTAGTAAGGTAAATTTCAAGAGTTTGATCAAACCAGTTATGTAGGggaattaataaaatatacagcCATACTTGCAGTAGCAGTACCTAGTAGAAGATAGAGGAGCATGGAGCTGTACGCCTCTGGTCTGTAATTTATGTATTGGAAAGCGAGTTGGTAAAAGTACCTAGTAGAAGATAGATGCGGCAAATCTTTGTACCCTCAAATTCTAATGCGTATTCTTACCTTTTGACCAGAAGTTTTGTCTATGATTTCATAAGCTCCGATGTAGAACTCTGGATCAAACATATCTTGAATCATACAGCGAAAACGAACCAGCACATTTGTTTTGAGATCGTGTAGTGGTACATCGTTCAATGAAGGTATCTATATAATCATAAGACATTTTAAGATGTGGATGCACTTTGCTTGATAGAAGGATTGTGCATAGGTGCATTAAATTGGCACCCATCTCTACCTCCCCACCcccttttataaattttaaaaaataacttgtaAAAGATAGAACATCAGGTTTAAATTCAGCACATCATTTTAAAAGGTTTAGGCCTTTGGCATCCTATTTCAAAattctgtgtgtgtgtgtgtttattaTATATGGCCCTGTTAAACTGTGagcaaacaaaaaacaaactcattttaacaagttttatttaatatttgaaataaaatatagcaACTGATTTGGGTTAATTTGATGTGGAATTCATTGATGAGTTTTACTTACCGCACTGGGGTAAATCTTACTTTGTTACTTAAGCCTGCGTCTGGGGTTTGACCTTGGTTACACAAGTCAGGAGTATTAAGATTTTGTCTCGCTCATGCTATGATTAATTAATGAAGACTTACCCAAAGCAGAGAATCGGGATTCTCTAAACGCTGTCCAAATGTCTTTGATACCCTGTTTGTCATTGTATTCAAATCATTATCTTCCgctgtaataataaaaaataagcaTAAAAGCATGAATGAGCTAGCTATAATATgtcttaaataataatatttttagtaGGCCGAGTAGAATCATTATGTCGTTCCCATTTGGCCTACTTTGCCATCGGGGAGGAAGAGaacaatattatcattattttactAGCCTACTGTAGCTGGCTAGGTAGGCTCTAGCTAGAGGGCCTACGTACTACTACTATTTAGGCCTAGTaataatagggctaggcctccagctctatactactactagcctagctaggcctagtagtaggctactactaggctagctaCTACTAGTACTCCAGGCTAGCTAGAGTAGGCTAGGTCTAACCCAGCCAGGCCTATCCTACTagaggcctagtagtaggccttttacttagcctagctaggcctagagctagTAGTAGGCCAAGCCTATCATAAGTacccctagctaggcctaaagttcaTATAAAGGTTAATTCCTACCGAATAAATTTTGGACAGTTGATAATGGATTACTTTGCCAATCAGTAATCCCaggcattttaaaagtttaacgtaatattgttttattttttatttaatatgagTAGGTACGCTCTATCGTCAACTCCCCAACAACTCTGTTCGGAGCACTGGAAAGTTGTTGGCGCGAAAATATTcacatgtttgttgttgaattGTACGTCCCTTTAAATTACACACCTGACTGATTTTAAAACAGTATTATATGTGTCGTAAATACAATTAACTATAATAGTCGTAAAAATTATTCTTAACgctataataaatttaaagtatatatttataataataaaatgaacggtttatttttacttgatttataattttggagttataatatatatactatacttATGATGTACAGGAGTGCAGGTTCGTTCATTATTTTAGAGGTAAACTACAAGGCCTAAGACGTTTGCAAGTTGGTATAAGTAAGCttttgattatttataaatactttattttaataaatacatttttaagtatTGCTTTTATTCTTATGATTATTACATAGCCTAGTTGTACAAACACGTAAATGGTATAACCATAAGCCTAGTTCTTTAATTGGAAAATGGTACGTCTGTATTTTGACATGACGTGTCCCATGTTGTTAAAATAATAGGAGTACCGACGGGGAGAGAGGAAGGGATTTTGTCGTCGCGGAAAGTAACACAATTTCAAGCTACAATACAATCATTATCCTTTGCCacaaaatatatagataataggATAACAAACTAGATGCAATGAATGATCAAAAGGACAACACTCCACCACTACTTCTTTTCCCTGCGAGTAACAATACTTCCCTAGGCCCAGATGCTTTGAGACCGGTACCGGCCACCGCCTCTCTTTTCCCCGCACCAGGTTAGTGAATCTCGATTCATGGCAGCCTAGAcatatgtttgtttaaaaactGTTATTTATGGGCGAATAAAGTGTTGCAATAGGTTTTGTGtagatgtaataataaatagaatataGGTTTAGGCCTATCTATCTAGTTtagttaatttaataaaattaatattgtaactacttttttttttgatGTGTCGATTTAAAAATCACAATACTGTATTGTAACGCTAAAGCAGGAAGTGACCGGCAttaattttagtattttattgtcatttacTAAATGCTGAGAATTTGTCTGACACACCTTGTTACCCTGACAATTTAGCttattacagtataacaatCTCTAATAGCGGGATATCAAGAGTGTCTAGTCTCCCCTCATATGACTGTTCCAACGTCGTCAGGAACAGTCATATGAGGGGAGACTGGACACTCTTGATATCCCATCCACAATCGCTATTAGAGATTGTTATACTGTTCTATTTGTTtgcaatgttttactttatcatcaaagatctattatttataatttactcaTAGTTAATAATCGTCATGATACTCTCACTTTCAAGCATCTTCGCTCCAGTAATGATATGTCAAAATTTTGCATCCCGACCAGATTCACTAGAACTTGGAATTCCATACCCAATGAGATTCGcgatatttttgttaatggttcatttattaattttaaattatctctaaagctatattttaaatgtcggagagaaactttttaaattttttaatgaaatgatatgtctactatattagtatatattcttgttatttgttatttatgtgttggagagacacaccttaccggtgacagggttttttaatgcttttgtctttcctcggcctcgtgtcttttatttcatatatattatatatttctatgttttttttgtaattattattttatgtttattgccgaaatgaataaaataacttaaaaaaaaaaatattgtcatTTGATATGAATCAaattaacaacaacaaattaatactgtaaatgTTTATTAGGTAATTTCTGATAAAACAATTTTCTTCCTTCCAGAGGATGGAGAAGCTGACAGCTTTCTTGGTCAAAGTGATTTTGATTCACAACCTAACCAATCTGCTTCAATGTTATTCCAATCAAATATGCCACCACCCCAAGATCCTTTTGCAAATATATCGCAGTCATCACCAGCAATCAGTGGAACATCCTCATTGTTTGGATCAGCAAATACTCAAGGCCAGAGTCAGCCTTTATTCTCCTCACCAAACCTACCACCCCCAGGACCACCATCTCAAGGAACACCAGATTCTTACATCCAGCAGCCACTGCAACCACCTCAAATACCACCTCCAATTGGCCCTCCGACTGGCCAATCACAGCAACCTCGTTTTGGCATAAAGGGATTTCAGCATAGGCCAATGCCACATCCTAATGTTGGTGGACCTCCAGCACCAATGCTACAGCAATCACAGTCAGATGCTGGGCCACCTCCAACAAATTTTCCAGTGCAACAACCTTTTGTAGGAACTAATTATCAACAAAGACCACAGGTATTGTATGATCATAAGCTTTAATAATGTGGATCATTTGGCGTAATTGATTGACCGACTGACTCAAGTATAGTTTAACAAGCGAATAAAGTAAGTACTTAACATATTTTGTCACTGATTTAGTTTGATGGCAGTAGACCTCCACCCACAGCAGCAGAGCTTCAGCAGTTTCAAGTTTCTGCACCACAGCAGCCGCTTTACAACCCAGTATACCAACCTGTTCAACCTCACTGGTTCTATTGCAAACAAGTGGAAAGCAAACAGGTCTGGCGACCTTTCACTATGAAAGATTCACTGTGCTTAGAAGAAGTCTACAATAAAGGTACGTGCACAAGAATTGTCAGATTACCTTGAATTACCTTGAACTGTAAATGTTGTTTTCGGAAGTAGCTTTAAATAGAATCTATGTTGTGTATTATCttgtatatttgaataatgtCTGCCCTTTTCTTCTGTAAGCCAACattgaaaatacagtatctacCTCTCACTCTTTTCGAATTTGTTCCAAATTTGTTAGGGTGTACATAATGTCTTTGAACATAATTCCATTCAAAATAATGTGAAATGCTCAAAGTTCAAAATCTGTTTTAGTGCAAGAAGATCCCGAGAATTGCTACATCAGTACAGATGGTGGTCGCTATGATGTAAATCTTGCTCAGAGAAGCAGGCAGTCAATTTATTGGGACGAGGAAAAGTCTCAAGTACGACGTTGTACATGGTTCTACAAGGCAGAAGGAGAAAATAGATTTATTCCTTATGATGAAAAGCTTGCAGACTTTTTAGAAGTAAGTTCCTAGGCCGTAGCAAGAGGTTAAAAACAGGCGAGGAAAAATgcttgaaatataattattaatatagaatATGACGATCTGTGCTGCTACAGCCCTGAGTTCTCAGTTGTTTCTCTCTTGAGTGGCagagaaattttttttttctaataagtAGGTGTATATTTTTGGTATAAGCTAATCtctccatatttaatttttacaaatgttgtttAATTTTCTATTCCTCAATTTAGTTTGAATTTAAAAACTCTGCATTGGAAAATAAGTGGAACCGACGAATTGAACTAGAAAATGGTGAAACCGTCGTAATGCATAATTCTAATGTCATAGTTCATTTCCGACCATCGGGGATGGTAGATGAATGGGGTTCAGTTTCTGATGGACAGATGCGCCCTCGTGTTGTCAAACGTGGAGTTGAAAATACAGATGAAATTCTTGATGGtgtgtatttaaatttgtaaatctCAAACATATATATTTGCGTATCTGAGCTTTAAAAGCCTTTGTTTTTGTTCCTTAATATGTGTTTGACGGTATTTAccttaaaattgtttttcattgCTTCTTTCTTTTTAGGTGAACCAGGAAAGATTGACCATTTGATGTTTGTAGTTCACGGTATTGGTCCTGTGTGTGACTTACGATTCAGATCCATTGTTGAATGTGGTAAAGTTTACTTGTTTTTAGTTCATTTTACTCAAGcttatacccttttcacatctgcaaaatgtaacaaGCTTGGCagtgtgaatacaattttgtataCCGACAAGAGCCCAGGTTTCCAAAATGTCCCTAGTTCTAACTACGCGCGTCTATTGCCCTGGTattaaattgaccaatcagggTAATCAAATATGCGCACAACTATGATTTCTCACAGGTTTACGTATGCATGTGTGTAAAACATGTAATAAGTTGGTAGATCAACCattgtgaaaagggtattagatAACATAATTACAAAGGATACAAATAAAGTGAATACAATTGGTGGAAGGGAAagaacaaaaatgtattatattgcCAGACTAAGAAAGatatatacactatcaaactgtatgtgacaacaaaatgtgatgtgcctaatatggacatgatgtcatatcactaccatatttgggcacatcacactattttgtcaaacagttgatagtgtagacagaacttaagaaAGACATCTATTTacgttttttttattctctttttCAGTTGATGATTTTAGAGCTGTGTCGCTTAAGTTACTAGATACACATTTTAAGCATGCACAAGATGATGGGCGCATGGGACGGGTGGAGCTTCTTCCTGTCTACTGGTACGAGGCTTTACATGGAGATGCTACAGGAGTTGATAGGTAAGGCTTTTATTTATGTCATAAATTAATGCATTTCATGATAATAAAAAGCACAAATTCAGTTGTAACTTTGTTTGGTTCCTAAGTTGTCCTCTCTTAATAGGAGGTTTTCTGTTGATTTAATtaagatttttttatattttgcagaCTTCTAAGGAAAATTACATTACCAAGTATTGGCCGTCTGAGACACTTCACAAACGACACACTTTTAGACATTCTGTTTTACTCTAGCCCAACATACTCGCAGAAAATTGCTGATGTCGTCGGTGGTGAAATTAACCGTCTTTATAATCTATTTAAGTCTAGAAACCCATCATTTGATGGTGAAGTGTCTGTGGTTGGACACAGTTTAGGTAAGTGCAAATGTTCAGACATTCATAAAAGCAGAAATAAATATCTGAGCATGCTCACAGAGCAACCTTCAGTGTGATAGCTAAAGCATGGTTCACATTGGTGCCGTAATGCAACGCAGCAACGTATTGAttcaaagtgctgtattgcgtaatcacatgCGGGAACAGACTAcacaacagtgctgcaaacatcgtaggtttgatCTCACCCAGACGGGGGccgggcaaacacaattatcggaAGGACATTtttttacgttgcgtaggttgcgttgcgtcgctagtgagaaccaagctttatagtTTCAATGgtgcaatttattatttatttcattttcaggTTCATTGATAATGTTTGACCTGTTGTCACACCAACACGATCTAAATGACCCTGTGCCTGACCAATCGGAAGATACATCACAGCTTAACACCCCTGCAGAACTGAGCAGTTCTTCCGGCGGATTAAGCACACCCATAAGTGAGGAAATATCGGAACCAGTGGAACCTAAGGAAGAGGTTACCTTAGAAGGAACATTTGAACAACTCGGGTTAAACAGTTTTCTACAAAAGTTTACAGATGAACAAATGGATATGGAAACTTTGGTAAGTGTTTTAATGCTCATCTTCTAATCAcctctttttttctttcagctGTGTAAAGTCAAAGAGCTCAATATAGTATAGCCCACCTTAAGGGGACCAAACAAAGTTTTCCTTAATACAGGCAtctgtatatataaatccaaaggcaaattactgaaaaattgacaatgctgtgggtatcagtggctggatctcaatggagctatctgtatatatatatatattgcccCTAGTTGTACatgtaaatgtatttatagCGCATTCTACAAACAATGTCATCTCAATGTgctgtggacttagatgttacaTGCTTCTCCCCTAAGCATCACGTCATGTCGGTGCTGCCAACTACGGTGCTGTCTCATCTGTCCACCAGAGTTGCTCTGTGtgctagtacaccagggtagcCCCCTACTTGATCGTCTTGAGAGatttactaggttctttaaagtgcacatgaccAATTTGTGTACATTGGACCtactacggtttatagtccttacccgagaagacttgttctaccaccagaaccattgAGGGAGTAAACCTCGAACCCTGGCCATACGGTTATGGATTATGGTACCCACTGTCTTAAAGGCTCGGCTACTCACTCCTTCTATTTGGTGTCCAACTGTAATATGTTCACCATCACATTTATCCCATAATGATAATCTTCTCTTTTTCATCCATATCACTTGAGATAATACCATTCTCAGAAGTACAGTTTTATTCtagataaatacaatttttattattaacaatacagTGATAATGTTTCTTATTTTGTAGCTGTTGTGTGAAGATACTGATCTGAAGGAAATGGGTTTACCAATGGGACCTAGAAAGAAACTAAGAGGCCATCTAAAAAATCTCTCCAAAGCGAAAGAAAAGGAAGAGCGTGAAGCAGAGATTCGAACTCGCCTTGCAAAGGAGCGCCAAGCATTGGAAGAACAGCACCAACGAGCGATTCAAGAAAGTCTAAACAACACAGCAAAAGAAACGTCATCAAACAcatctatcaatattaattttgaaCCTGGTCAACAAGGTACTCAATTGCACCCTCCTAGAAGGAGTTATTAGGGACTTTGCGCATCATGACGAGAAGCACTGGATGACTGAATCAcactaacgcccgtattcttaaaccggactttagtcatAGTTCaaagttcgacttggaaaagtcgtagttcgagctattacttcaaattcgattcaaaaacgaagtagtcaaagtttgcagttcgacttagttgcacacgtctgggtaacaaaggctatacattggccaatgacaagagagtatttgaggagcagacgaaattttgcgcattgatatcactttccattttcttacaacactttttacgcatcaggactatacatgaaaaataattttaatcgttaattattagaacaagatcagtattaatttaacagtgaagtacttttgattaacaacaaacaaaatcttcaaaatatatttaggaaccaaggcggtacggtaacttttatattttctaggcccccaacaaagtatgatcgcgacgaaccacgcacttcatagcgtgacaagaaagcgctaggcccactaaacattccatcgcgtggtgaatttccgcatctgccattgtcgctatggcgtgacgtagttgaagtcggacttgcgcgaagaaaattatgtaatttgtatacagttgtaaataaagatgattttcattattataacatataccaatgtatatttaattaagctaatataaatatagatatttcattcgtcaatatctggccaatataacaactcaatgactgttacgttttttataaacatcgtttaaaaaccatttagtcgaccatttagtctgccccctccaggactaaaaaaatcgatcaaaatccgtctcgatttagtcgaggttggcctgatttagtcggtgatttagttgaagttcggtttatgaattaaaatgacgtcatttttttagttttagctcgaactacgactaaagtccggtttaagaatacgggcgtaagccCTGCCGAGTGATATATAAACTGCATATTTGCCGTTATCTAAAAATGTCAAGATCACTCCTGAAAAATACCACAATACAATTCTAATTTGAATTCTAATTTTATAACATTACATAATGTCTTAATGTGtttacaaaaataacatttcagTACCATAAATTTATTTGTGGGGGATAAACAGTGCTTATAATGGAATGGTTATTTTCATATCGCTAGGCTCAAGGAATAACATTTTACGCTCCTCTGAACACAGACGCTCTGTTTCTCACATCGTTCTCGTCCTGATGCATAACATTCCTATTAGTAAGATGTCGGGACAGTAGATAGGATTAGTGCATGCTTCATACGCCATTGACTTTCACTACTGATTGCCTTTTCATTCTTTACTTTCACATTTTCTGTCTCAATTTAATTTTACTCCTTATATTTTTCAGGTGTGGGCCAACCTGTTGTCAAGTATCCTGCCTTAGATTTCTGCCCTGTCAATTTCTTTGCATTGGGATCACCAATAGGAATGTTTTTAACAGTACGAGGATGTGAAACCATCAGCGAACAGTATCAATTTCCCAATTGTACTGGATTTTACAATATATTTCATCCAGTaagtcaaaattaaaaaatcattatgcctgttttgttttgttcacaTCAATTTATACTCAGTATGGTAACTGTTGTGGTGAAGTGATgctatttttctattttgttttttgtagttTGATCCGGTAGCTTATCGAATTGAACCTTTGATAAATGAATCAATGAAGGCAATGAAACCAGTGTTAATGCCACATCACAAAGGGAGGAAACGTTTTCACTTAGGTAAAATTTacaaattgaataataatatgatattcgTGAGAATATGCTAAACACCAAACAGATTCTCTACTCACTACATACTACAGTAAACAAACTGTAGAAATAacctattaagctctgtctacactatcaaactttatgtgacaaaaaaatatatggacacgatgatgtcatcactaccatatttgggcatatcactgccctatactttttttgtcaaactagtttgatagtgtactcAGCTttagatacaaaaaaagaaagtaaattCTGATTCtccttaatttaattttagaacT
Encoded here:
- the LOC140046782 gene encoding triacylglycerol hydrolase DDHD2-like produces the protein MNDQKDNTPPLLLFPASNNTSLGPDALRPVPATASLFPAPEDGEADSFLGQSDFDSQPNQSASMLFQSNMPPPQDPFANISQSSPAISGTSSLFGSANTQGQSQPLFSSPNLPPPGPPSQGTPDSYIQQPLQPPQIPPPIGPPTGQSQQPRFGIKGFQHRPMPHPNVGGPPAPMLQQSQSDAGPPPTNFPVQQPFVGTNYQQRPQFDGSRPPPTAAELQQFQVSAPQQPLYNPVYQPVQPHWFYCKQVESKQVWRPFTMKDSLCLEEVYNKVQEDPENCYISTDGGRYDVNLAQRSRQSIYWDEEKSQVRRCTWFYKAEGENRFIPYDEKLADFLEFEFKNSALENKWNRRIELENGETVVMHNSNVIVHFRPSGMVDEWGSVSDGQMRPRVVKRGVENTDEILDGEPGKIDHLMFVVHGIGPVCDLRFRSIVECVDDFRAVSLKLLDTHFKHAQDDGRMGRVELLPVYWYEALHGDATGVDRLLRKITLPSIGRLRHFTNDTLLDILFYSSPTYSQKIADVVGGEINRLYNLFKSRNPSFDGEVSVVGHSLGSLIMFDLLSHQHDLNDPVPDQSEDTSQLNTPAELSSSSGGLSTPISEEISEPVEPKEEVTLEGTFEQLGLNSFLQKFTDEQMDMETLLLCEDTDLKEMGLPMGPRKKLRGHLKNLSKAKEKEEREAEIRTRLAKERQALEEQHQRAIQESLNNTAKETSSNTSININFEPGQQGVGQPVVKYPALDFCPVNFFALGSPIGMFLTVRGCETISEQYQFPNCTGFYNIFHPFDPVAYRIEPLINESMKAMKPVLMPHHKGRKRFHLELKESLAAFGSDLKRGFMESMRKTWKTLHEFAQAHRTSETPSVTDEEMEAVAEKLTQEELQHREETTPQQDDGEVKVGQLNGGKRIDYVLQETPFESFNEYLFALSSHACYWESEDTSLLMLKEIYASRGIFPIQVGRPDSAPPTPRLT